In Acanthochromis polyacanthus isolate Apoly-LR-REF ecotype Palm Island chromosome 9, KAUST_Apoly_ChrSc, whole genome shotgun sequence, the DNA window TATGCCGTTTCAGAGTTGAAAGGTCACTAAACTGtttcccacaggtgttacaGAGGTACTTCTTCTCACCCGTGTGAATCCTCATGTGGACTTTCAGAGGACCTTTGTCGCTGAAATTTTTACTGCATATTTCACAGGCATACAGCTCGCCTGTGTGGATTGCTGTATGCCTTTTTAATGCTGTATGATCACTAAATCTATTTCCGCAGCTGTTACAGAGGTATGGCTTTTcacctgtgtggattctcaCGTGGACTTTCAAATGATTACTTTGACTGAAACTTTTCCCGCACGTTTTGCAATGAAACGGTTTCACACCTGCATGGATTCTGTAATGTCTCTTTAAATTGGACTTATCTTTAAAGGCTTTTCCACAGACTTCACATATTAAagtctctttctctgtgtcagtATCACAGTGACTCTCTGACATGGATAAGATGTCAACATTGTTGTTGTAATTGCTGTTTCTCTTATGTCTCTTCTTTCGCTCCAGCTCTGCATTTCTAGATAATCCTGACTCTAAATGCTTGTTTCCTGCTtgatctgggctctcagctACAGGAAAAATGTGAGAGAAAAGCTGGACACTGTTTGGTTCTGTgtcactgtggtcactttcctcataAGTAGAAGTCACCATGAAGGCATCAGTCTCCTGCTTCACTGTAAACTGTTCTCCCTCCAGACTGGTGCAgaattcttcctgttcctgtttaatTTGTGGGGGCTGTGGGTCCTCCTGGTCCAAACTATTGCAGAGTTTCTTCTGTTCCTCTTCCATCTGTGGAAGTTCTGGGTCTTCCTGGTCCAGACTTGTGTTCCTTTTCAGCTTAAAGAGCTGCACAGTGAGAACCTCCGCCTCTGTACAGGCACATGGCTGTGGGAGGTCTGGAGGGACAAAGGGACACAAGAAAGAGATTAGTCATGTCAATGTACAGCTGAGCAAATACAAGCTTGAACCATTACAAGGGTGCGAAAATGTTAGATGTCGATACGTTGCGCTTGTTTTATtatgtgttgcattttattgcTGGAGCTTGGTCAAAGGAGAATTTCTGTCACCATTTAGGACAGACAATcaagtctatctatctattctatctatctatctataacaTAATGTGGGTGCACCAGAGTAATTGACTGTCACACTCCCTCATCGTCACTGCGTTCAGTTAAAAGAAGAAACTACAGGTCAGATCAGTAGCTGATGctgtttcctggtttgtgtctctgtgattcaGTGGAGCAATAAGTGTGAACATAACACCACTGTCTGCACTCAGCAAAGATAGTTTACCAGATAGAAGAAGCAGCAGTCTATAACACTGCTGTGCAATCGCTGCAAATGGAATGGTTTGGTAGCTTCAACTTCTCCAACAGAGTTAGATGTCTTTTCTGTTAAAACCATCTGCTGATCATGTAAACGTCAGCATTCAGAATCTACCAGTCACAGCTTTAATTCAGATCATATAACCATTCTCCTGAAAAATCTGATATATTATGTGAATCATTTATACTCTATATTTATATGGAAATATTGTATGTAGAAACTAAGTAAAGAGATTTGGCTTATTTAGGATTTACGGAGCCGTAAGGTGCcacagagaaaaaacaagacgacatggtcatcaatatcccccgccacatgtgatgtctatgagccataactctgttaaatattatagcacaggtctcattttcgaacttgatcaaggtgtccatggtgtgaagctacacactaaatttcgtaatcctagctgtaatagtttccgagaaaagctgtccccttcatctcggacgcacggacagacagacggacggacggacggacggacggacggacggacgcatggaagcacagacagacggatggacggaggccaaacctatatcccccttttccacttcgtggaggcgggggataaaaatataaattgtgCGCACGAGATACTTATTCGTGCGCACGATATATTAAAACGCGTGCACGTTTTAAGATAAAACGTGCACTCGAAATAAAGTTATTTACCACGTTTTGACTTGTCCTTGTCCTTGGCCACTACGGCTTCCAGTAGTGTTGAcagatgttttcaaacacaCCCAATGGAGAGAAGTAGTGAGCTCGTTAACTTTTACTTCCACCTCAGAATGTCATATAATGACATTCTTGCTGCTCTTGCCACGAGAGGTGGAATAACCCTAAGTAGGAGAACTTTGCTGCGCATACTAAAAGACAACAGGCTCAGCCGGCGGGAGGAGTACTCAGATTTGGGCCGTGTCATTGATTTCATACAGGAACAATTACACGGTCCGGGGAAGATGCATGGATATTGGTGGATGTTCACTAAGTGCCAAGAAAATGGCCTAAAAGTCAAGAAGGAAGAAGTCCGACTCATACTGGCCGAGCTGGATCCAGAGGGTCAGCATTCAGACAGCGACGGAGACTGGACAGAAGACAGTACTTCTCAAAGGGACCTAATCATATCTGGCACATCGACTCATATGACAATCTGAAACCTTTTGGTGTGTGTATTAATGGGTGTATCGGTGGCTTCTCTCGTAAAGTAATTTGGCTGAATGCCTACAAAACAAGCAGTGACCCAAAAGTGATCGGAGGCTATTTTGTCGAAGCTTTAGAGACATTAGGTAAATATCCCAAACTTGTGCGCACTGACCGTGGCACAGAAAATGTCTGTGCGGAGCTGTTCATGGTCCTGAATATTACTGACCTTTCTACCAGAGCTGTCCTTACTGATTAATCCCCTTATTTAGTCAGACAAGCAAATCAAAGCAAGAATAACTTTGCACAACAGCAAACAGAgcacagagcttaaaataatgttttaaaacagaatAGGTATACTTTATGTTGCGggttaaccccttaagcttcagtgtaccgccggcggtacacttactaatttgcataggaatttcaagaatgtccgacggctgcaaacccgattatacaaacactatacgccgatggaaagcttagattctcatgaatccgccggtataaaccactttcagatgtgattaccacagcgggtgagaaaaacacatttgtccgacaaaaacgaatattcatccatccgttctctatacacggcttcaacgcacacagcgcgactcacatttccgggttcactattacacacagaaaaaagattc includes these proteins:
- the LOC110972636 gene encoding zinc finger protein 436-like, with the translated sequence MSSVQNLRELINERLTAAAEEIFTEFEKTIVQYEEEIDRQRRLLDNIWKPQITQHTADLPQHNVCQKEEVLPDQQLRTQEMKSNLDKEGPEHRQVKEEQEELCISVDQEDQKPPQLKEVQEELCTSQKGEQQETYTFMLLQCKSKCEELSEEIFRVFEKAFIQHEEEIDRQRRLLDVFWKSEIPLHTTDLPQPCACTEAEVLTVQLFKLKRNTSLDQEDPELPQMEEEQKKLCNSLDQEDPQPPQIKQEQEEFCTSLEGEQFTVKQETDAFMVTSTYEESDHSDTEPNSVQLFSHIFPVAESPDQAGNKHLESGLSRNAELERKKRHKRNSNYNNNVDILSMSESHCDTDTEKETLICEVCGKAFKDKSNLKRHYRIHAGVKPFHCKTCGKSFSQSNHLKVHVRIHTGEKPYLCNSCGNRFSDHTALKRHTAIHTGELYACEICSKNFSDKGPLKVHMRIHTGEKKYLCNTCGKQFSDLSTLKRHNAIHTGVKPYLCNTCGKCFSDVSTFNRHKASHTGEKPFLCNTCGRRFHTFSHLMRHMAVHTGEKPYSCNICGKCFSQSGNLKVHMRIHTGEMSSS